CTGCTGAATGCCGGTGATGAACTGCAAAAATTTTCCGGCATTCTTTCCGGGTCGCTCTCTTTTATTTTCGGTAAACTGGAAGAGGGGATGAGTCTCTCACAGGCGACCGCCCTGGCGCGCGAGATGGGCTATACCGAACCCGATCCGCGCGACGATCTTTCCGGTATGGATGTGGCGCGTAAACTGTTGATCCTCGCCCGCGAGACGGGCCGCGAGCTGGAGCTTTCCGATATTGTGATTGAACCGGTGTTGCCGAACGAGTTTGACGCCTCCGGCGATGTGACCGCCTTTATGGCACATCTGCCGCAGCTTGACGACGCGTTTGCCGCCCGTGTGGCGAAAGCTCGTGATGAAGGTAAGGTATTGCGCTATGTGGGCAATATCGAAGAGGATGGCGTGTGCCGCGTGAAAATTGCCGAAGTTGATGGTAACGATCCGCTCTTCAAAGTGAAAAACGGTGAAAACGCGCTGGCGTTCTACAGCCACTATTATCAGCCCTTGCCGTTGGTGCTGCGCGGCTACGGCGCAGGCAATGATGTGACGGCGGCGGGCGTGTTTGCCGATCTGTTACGGACCCTCTCATGGAAGTTAGGAGTTTAACATGGTGAAAGTGTATGCCCCGGCTTCCAGCGCGAACATGAGCGTCGGTTTCGACGTGTTGGGCGCAGCCGTCACACCCGTTGACGGCACGTTGCTGGGCGATGTGGTATCCGTTGAAGCAGCGGACCATTTCCGTCTGCATAACCTGGGGCGATTTGCCGATAAACTGCCGCCGGAGCCGCGTGAAAATATTGTTTATCAGTGCTGGGAACGTTTTTGCCAGGCATTGGGGAAAACCATCCCGGTGGCGATGACGCTGGAAAAAAATATGCCGATTGGTTCCGGGTTAGGGTCCAGCGCCTGTTCCGTCGTCGCCGCGCTGGTCGCGATGAATGAGCACTGCGGCAAACCGTTAAACGACACGCGTCTGTTGGCGCTGATGGGCGAGCTGGAAGGCCGTATCTCCGGCAGCATCCATTACGATAACGTCGCGCCGTGCTTTCTTGGCGGTATGCAGTTGATGATTGAAGAAAACGGCATTATTAGTCAGCAGGTGCCGGGCTTTGATGAGTGGCTATGGGTACTGGCTTATCCGGGCATTAAAGTTTCTACCGCAGAAGCACGGGCCATTTTGCCTGCGCAGTATCGCCGTCAGGATTGCATTGCGCATGGACGGCATCTGGCCGGTTTTATTCACGCCTGTTACTCGCGGCAGCCGCAGCTTGCCGCCGCGCTGATGAAAGATGTTATTGCCGAACCATACCGCGCGCGTTTACTGCCGGGCTTTAGCCAGGCGCGGCAGGCGGTGTCGGAGATCGGCGCGCTGGCGAGCGGGATTTCCGGGTCGGGGCCGACGCTGTTTGCGCTATGCGATAAACCGGAGACGGCGCAGCGCGTCGCGGACTGGCTGAGCAAACATTATCTGCAAAATCAGGAAGGCTTCGTTCATATTTGCCGGCTGGATACGGCGGGCGCACGAGTAGTGGGATAATCAATGAAACTCTATAATCTGAAAGACCATAATGAGCAGGTCAGCTTTGCGCAGGCCGTCACGCAAGGACTGGGCAAACAGCAGGGACTTTTTTTTCCGCACGATCTGCCGGAGTTTAGCCTGACGGAAATTGATGAGATGCTCAACCAGGACTTTGTCAGCCGTAGCGCAAAGATCCTCTCGGCATTTATTGGCGATGAAATACCGCAGCAAATTCTGGAAGAGCGCGTCCGCGCGGCGTTTGCGTTCCCGGCACCGGTAGCGCAGGTAGAAAGCGATGTCGGCTGCCTGGAGCTGTTCCATGGTCCGACGCTGGCCTTTAAAGACTTCGGCGGGCGTTTTATGGCGCAAATGCTGACGCATATCAGCGGCGACAAACCGGTGACGATTCTGACTGCAACGTCAGGCGATACCGGCGCGGCGGTGGCTCACGCGTTCTATGGCCTGGAAAATGTGCGGGTCGTCATTCTCTACCCGCGCGGTAAGATCAGTCCGTTGCAGGAAAAACTGTTCTGTACGCTGGGCGGCAACATTGAAACCGTGGCGATCGACGGCGATTTCGACGCGTGCCAGGCGCTGGTGAAACAGGCATTTGATGACGAAGAACTGAAAACGGCGCTGGGGCTGAATTCGGCTAATTCGATTAATATCAGCCGCCTGTTGGCGCAAATTTGCTACTACTTTGAAGCCGTGGCGCAACTGCCGCAGGGGGCGCGTAACCAACTGGTGATCTCCGTCCCCAGCGGCAACTTTGGCGATTTGACGGCAGGGCTGCTGGCGAAGTCGTTAGGCCTACCGGTGAAACGTTTTATCGCCGCCACCAACGTCAACGACACGGTGCCGCGTTTTCTGCATGACGGAAAGTGGGCGCCGAAAGCGACGCAGGCGACCCTGTCGAATGCGATGGATGTCAGCCAGCCGAATAACTGGCCGCGCGTGGAGGAGCTATTCCGCCGTAAAATCTGGCGCCTGACTGAGCTGGGCTATGCGGCGGTGGATGATACTACGACACAGCAGACGATGCGCGAGCTGAAAGCGAAAGGTTATATCTCGGAACCTCATGCGGCGGTAGCGTATCGGGCATTACGCGACCAGTTAAACCCTGGCGAGTATGGCTTGTTTCTCGGAACGGCGCATCCGGCGAAGTTTAAAGAGAGCGTGGAGTCCATTCTGGGAGAAACGCTGGCCTTGCCTGAAGCGCTCGCCGAACGCGCCGACCTGCCGCTGCTTTCACATCATCTGCCTGCGGATTTTGCCGCCCTGCGTAAGCTGATGATGACCCGCCAATAACCATTGCGCCCGGTGGCGCTGTCGCTTACCGGGCCTATGGGGTGGTGTCGATTTGTAGGCCGGATAAGGCGTAACCGCCATCCGGCGATGCCGTTACTGCTCGTAGCGTTTAAAGACCAGCTCGTCTTGTGTGGAGGTTTCTTCATCAAAGAAATACCCTTCACGGTCAAACGCGGTAAGCTGTTCCGGCTTCGTTAAGCGGTTTTCAATAATAAAACGGCTCATCAGTCCGCGCGCTTTTTTGGCGTAGAAGCTTACCACCTTAAACTTGCCGTTTTTCTCATCAAGGAACACGGGCTTAATCAGTTCGGCATTCAGTTTCTTCGGCTTCACCGATTTAAAATATTCCTCGGAGGCCAGATTCACCACCACCCGATCGCCCTGCGCCTCAAGCGCTTCGTTGAGCTTATCGGTAATGATATCGCCCCAGAATTGATAAAGATCTTTGCCGCGCGGATTCTCCAGGCGAATCCCCATCTCCAGACGATAAGGCTGCATTAAATCCAGCGGGCGCAATACGCCATACAAGCCAGAGAGCATACGCAGATGTTGTTGAGCAAAATCAAAATCCGCGTCGTTGAACGTTTCCGCCTGTAGGCCGGTATAAACATCGCCTTTGAACGCCAGAATCGCCTGGCGTGCATTATCCGGCGTAAAATGAGGCTGCCAGTCATGAAAACGCGTGGCGTTGAGATCCGCCAGTTTGTCGCTAATTCCCATCAGCCTGGAAATTTGCGGCGCCGAAAGCTGGCGGGCCTGTTGAATAAGCTGCTGGCTGTGATCCAACAGCTCCGGCTGGGTATAGCGGGTCGTGGCCAGCGGGCTTTGATAATCAAGCGTTTTTGCAGGTGAAATCAGAATCAGCATATTCAGTCCTTGCAGGGAATTTTCTGCGACTTTAGCAAAAAAACGCCGCAGAGTTGACCGATGGTTGCGATTGTCGGCTTAATCGCGCGATGCCGCCTCCCAGGTATCTGGCGCCAGTTGTGGTTCGATATCCGGGAAGCGCCGCGGATCGAACTGCGGTCTTACGCCCAGTTTCCGTTGTCGCAGATAATCGCTGGCGAGGGTATACACCACCGGTGAGAGCAACAAAATCGCCGTCAGATTGGTAATGGCCATACAGGCCATGATCATGTCAGCGAGCTGCCATATCAGCGGAAAACTGATAAGCGTACCGGCGATAACCATGCCAAGCGTCGCAAGGCGTAATAGCCAGATAGCCTTTGCGTTATGTAACCGCAGAAAAAACAGATTGTTTTCGGCGTAAATATAGTTGGCGACGATAGAACTGAACGCGAACAGAATGACGATAAGCGCGACAAAACTGGCGCCCCATTCACCGGTCAACGAAACCATTGCATGTTGGAGAAGCTGAATGCCTTCTGTTGACGAGTGGGACGCGTGATTCCCCGCCAGCAGGATAATCATCGCGCTGGCGGTACAGATGATAATGGTGTCGCTGAATACGCCAATCATTTGCACAATCCCCTGCGCGACAGGGTGAGGGGGATACGACGTTGCCGCTGCGGCCGCATTAGGCGTTGACCCCATTCCCGCTTCATTAGAGAACATCCCACGCTGAAAACCGCTGGTAATAGCCTGGGTGAGCGTATATCCGGCTGCGCCTGCCGCGGCTTCCTGCCAGCCAAATGCGCTTTTGACTATCGAGGCGATAACGCCAGGCATTTGCTCAATATGCCAGAGGCAAATGAATACGCTGCCGGCGACCCACAATAACGCGATGAGGGGAATCAGCCATTGCATCAGACGGGCGACGCCTTTGATGCCGCGAATGATAATTAACAGGGCACAGAACGCCAGAGCAATGCCGGAGATAAGCGGCGGAAT
This DNA window, taken from Salmonella enterica subsp. enterica serovar Typhimurium str. LT2, encodes the following:
- the thrB gene encoding homoserine kinase (similar to E. coli homoserine kinase (AAC73114.1); Blastp hit to AAC73114.1 (310 aa), 93% identity in aa 1 - 308); translated protein: MVKVYAPASSANMSVGFDVLGAAVTPVDGTLLGDVVSVEAADHFRLHNLGRFADKLPPEPRENIVYQCWERFCQALGKTIPVAMTLEKNMPIGSGLGSSACSVVAALVAMNEHCGKPLNDTRLLALMGELEGRISGSIHYDNVAPCFLGGMQLMIEENGIISQQVPGFDEWLWVLAYPGIKVSTAEARAILPAQYRRQDCIAHGRHLAGFIHACYSRQPQLAAALMKDVIAEPYRARLLPGFSQARQAVSEIGALASGISGSGPTLFALCDKPETAQRVADWLSKHYLQNQEGFVHICRLDTAGARVVG
- the thrC gene encoding threonine synthase (similar to E. coli threonine synthase (AAC73115.1); Blastp hit to AAC73115.1 (428 aa), 93% identity in aa 1 - 428) — encoded protein: MKLYNLKDHNEQVSFAQAVTQGLGKQQGLFFPHDLPEFSLTEIDEMLNQDFVSRSAKILSAFIGDEIPQQILEERVRAAFAFPAPVAQVESDVGCLELFHGPTLAFKDFGGRFMAQMLTHISGDKPVTILTATSGDTGAAVAHAFYGLENVRVVILYPRGKISPLQEKLFCTLGGNIETVAIDGDFDACQALVKQAFDDEELKTALGLNSANSINISRLLAQICYYFEAVAQLPQGARNQLVISVPSGNFGDLTAGLLAKSLGLPVKRFIAATNVNDTVPRFLHDGKWAPKATQATLSNAMDVSQPNNWPRVEELFRRKIWRLTELGYAAVDDTTTQQTMRELKAKGYISEPHAAVAYRALRDQLNPGEYGLFLGTAHPAKFKESVESILGETLALPEALAERADLPLLSHHLPADFAALRKLMMTRQ
- the yaaA gene encoding putative cytoplasmic protein (similar to E. coli orf, hypothetical protein (AAC73117.1); Blastp hit to AAC73117.1 (258 aa), 86% identity in aa 1 - 257), which translates into the protein MLILISPAKTLDYQSPLATTRYTQPELLDHSQQLIQQARQLSAPQISRLMGISDKLADLNATRFHDWQPHFTPDNARQAILAFKGDVYTGLQAETFNDADFDFAQQHLRMLSGLYGVLRPLDLMQPYRLEMGIRLENPRGKDLYQFWGDIITDKLNEALEAQGDRVVVNLASEEYFKSVKPKKLNAELIKPVFLDEKNGKFKVVSFYAKKARGLMSRFIIENRLTKPEQLTAFDREGYFFDEETSTQDELVFKRYEQ
- the yaaJ gene encoding putative alanine/glycine transport protein (AGCS family; similar to E. coli inner membrane transport protein (AAC73118.1); Blastp hit to AAC73118.1 (476 aa), 76% identity in aa 1 - 476), whose protein sequence is MPEFFSFINEILWGSVMIYLLLGAGCWFTWRTGFIQFRYIRQFSRSLKGSLSPQPGGLTSFQALCTSLAARIGSGNLAGVALAIAAGGPGAVFWMWVSAIIGMATSFAECSLAQLYKERDPTGQFRGGPAWYMARGLGMRWMGVVFALFLLVAYGLIFNSVQANAVSRALHFAFNIPPLISGIALAFCALLIIIRGIKGVARLMQWLIPLIALLWVAGSVFICLWHIEQMPGVIASIVKSAFGWQEAAAGAAGYTLTQAITSGFQRGMFSNEAGMGSTPNAAAAATSYPPHPVAQGIVQMIGVFSDTIIICTASAMIILLAGNHASHSSTEGIQLLQHAMVSLTGEWGASFVALIVILFAFSSIVANYIYAENNLFFLRLHNAKAIWLLRLATLGMVIAGTLISFPLIWQLADMIMACMAITNLTAILLLSPVVYTLASDYLRQRKLGVRPQFDPRRFPDIEPQLAPDTWEAASRD